The genomic region GAGAAGCCGATCTGCTCCCCCGAGGATCTCCCCGCCCTGCGCGCCCTCCTGGCGGAGCACCCGTCCCTCGTCCTGGAGGTGGCGTCGCAGTACCACGACAGCATCGCGATCCGCGCGCTCGGGCACGAGGCGCGCATCCGCCCGTCCCACGCGCTCAGCGTCAGCTTCGTGAAGGACCGGAGGCCGGACGAGGCCCGCGGCCGCTTCACCGACCGCGTGGCCGGCGTGCTCGGATACGAGTGGCCCCACATCTACGCCATCGCGCGGTCCCTCGGGGTGACCGGCGACGACCTGCGGGACACGTCGCCCTCCCGCTCCTCGCTCGACGTCCTCGCCCCCGACGGGCACCTCGTCGAGGCGCGCTACGCCACGACCTGCGCGAGCGGGCGCGCCGTCATGCTGCACAGCCGGATCACCGGCGCGTCGGGCCTCGTCCCCGCCGACGGATGGGGCGGGGACGGGTGCGACCCGGCGAACCACCGCGTGGTGCAGCTGGACGACGGGCGGGAGCGGATCACGCTGTGGCTCTCCCCGTCGTACGCGTCGGCGACGACGTTCCCGCGCGGGCGGACGGCCCTGCTCGTGCACGAGGGCCCGGGCGGCGACCGGGTGCGGACCATCCCCGACGACCCGCTGCGGATCTCGATGCGCGACTCCCTCCTGCGGCTCGTCACCCGACGGCCGCGGCGCATCGACATCGACCTCGACATGATCGAGCACACCGACCTCCTCCTCGAGCTCGGGACGCCTGCCGCCCGGCAGCGCGGCCGATCCCATGCCCTCGCCTGACGTCGCGCTCCTCGGCTACGGCGCGATGGGACGCGCCTACCACCGCCTGATCCGCACCCGGCCGGAGCTCGTGCCGCTCGTGGGCCGGCTGCACGTGGGGACGCGCGGGTCCGCGGCGCCGTGGACGCCGCTCCACGACCGCGACGTCGTCGGCTCCACGGACGACGCGCTCGCCCAGGGCCCGCCGTCCGCGGTGATCATCGCGACCCCGCCCGACACCCACGAGGCGCTGGCCCACCGCGCGCTCGACGTCGGGGCGCACGTGCTCATCGAGAAGCCGGCGGCGCTCACCGCCGCCGGCGCCCGCGCGCTGAACCGGCACGCGGAGGAGGCGGGACGGAGCGTGCAGGTCGTCAGCCAGCTGCGCCACGTCGAGGCGTGGGGCCGGGCGCGCGACCGGATCCGCGCGGGCGGGCTGGGATCGGTCCGCAGCGCGCTCGTGGACCTCCCGCTGTGGCGGTCGGACGCGTACTTCGCCGCGTCGCCCGCCCGCTCGGAGCACGAGCTGTGGAACCTCGCGTACCACGAGCTCGACCTCGCGGTCTGGTGCCTCGGGCCGGTCGACCGGATCACGGTCGCCCCGGCACCTGCGAGCGCCTCCCGGACGCGACCCGTCCCGCGGCTGGCTCCGTCCGCCGCGGTCCTCCACCACGCGTCCGGCTGCCTCACCACGCTGCGCTACACGACCCTCGCCTACCCGGGGCGCGCGCCGCGCGTGTCGTTCGAGGGCACGGCCGGAGCGCTCGTGGTCGAGTCCGGGGCCGTCGTCGTCGATCTCGCGCCGCCGGCCGCCGACGTCCCCGACGCCGGCGTGTACGCGCGCCAGACCGCCGTGCCCGACGTCGCCGCGGACTGGCTCGCCCCGCACGTCGCGCAGCTGCGCGGCTTCCTCTCCGACCCGGCCCGGACGTCCCCGCGACGGATCGACGAGACCTCGCTCCGCACCACCGACCTCATCCACCGAATCCAGCAGCGCCTTGAGAGAGAGGAACCGGTATGACGCACGTCATGTTCACCATCGTCGAGGACGAATTCGCCCGCGACTTCCTGCAGCACCCGCTCGATGCGCTGATCGCCGCATCCGTGCTCGCCCGCGACGGACACGACGTCGCGATCTGGGACCAGCGCGTCGCGGACGCCCCGCCGACCGCGCCCGACCCGGCCTACGTCGTGGTGGTGACCGCCATCGCCGACCGGGCCCAGTGCTATCCGCTCGACCTCGGACCCGTCCGGCGGTCGGTGGAGGGGATCCGGGACCGGTGGCCGGGGGCGCGCGTCATCGCCGTCGGCCCGCACGGCACGCAGCTGCCGCAGCCCACGCTGGAGGACCTGGGCGTCGACTACGTCGCGCGCGGCGAGGCCGACGCGGCGGCCGTCGGAGCGGTGGGCCTGCTCGAGGAGGGCGGCATCCCCCTGTCCCGCGTGCTGCCCGCCTCGGGTCGCTTCGCCCCGCTGGAGCCCGAGCGCCTGCCCGTCCCCGACTACGACCTGATCGACGCCGGCGCCTACACGGCGGAGACCTTCACGGACGGATCCCTGCACCGCAGCACCTGCGGCATCGTCCTGGGCGTGCGCGGCTGCACCTACGGCTGCTCCTTCTGCCATCTCCCCTTCGGCACGAGGATGCGCGCCGAGCCGGTCGAGACGACGCTGGCGACCATCGAGCAGCAGACCTCCCGCGGCGTGTCGGACATCTTCTTCCTCGACTACGTCTTCGGCCTGCACCGGTCGTTCTACACCGACCTGTGCCGGGAGCTGACGGGGCGCGGCGTGAGCTGGACCGGCCAGACCCGCACCGAGGTCGTGCTCCGCACCGACGTCGGCGACTGGGCGGAGGCCGGGTGCCGCGGCATGTGGCTGGGGGCCGAGTCGCCGGCGGTGAGCGAGACGGGGGTGGGCAAGCGGATCCCGGCCGAGAAG from Clavibacter michiganensis subsp. insidiosus harbors:
- a CDS encoding Gfo/Idh/MocA family protein, with the translated sequence MPSPDVALLGYGAMGRAYHRLIRTRPELVPLVGRLHVGTRGSAAPWTPLHDRDVVGSTDDALAQGPPSAVIIATPPDTHEALAHRALDVGAHVLIEKPAALTAAGARALNRHAEEAGRSVQVVSQLRHVEAWGRARDRIRAGGLGSVRSALVDLPLWRSDAYFAASPARSEHELWNLAYHELDLAVWCLGPVDRITVAPAPASASRTRPVPRLAPSAAVLHHASGCLTTLRYTTLAYPGRAPRVSFEGTAGALVVESGAVVVDLAPPAADVPDAGVYARQTAVPDVAADWLAPHVAQLRGFLSDPARTSPRRIDETSLRTTDLIHRIQQRLEREEPV
- a CDS encoding B12-binding domain-containing radical SAM protein gives rise to the protein MTHVMFTIVEDEFARDFLQHPLDALIAASVLARDGHDVAIWDQRVADAPPTAPDPAYVVVVTAIADRAQCYPLDLGPVRRSVEGIRDRWPGARVIAVGPHGTQLPQPTLEDLGVDYVARGEADAAAVGAVGLLEEGGIPLSRVLPASGRFAPLEPERLPVPDYDLIDAGAYTAETFTDGSLHRSTCGIVLGVRGCTYGCSFCHLPFGTRMRAEPVETTLATIEQQTSRGVSDIFFLDYVFGLHRSFYTDLCRELTGRGVSWTGQTRTEVVLRTDVGDWAEAGCRGMWLGAESPAVSETGVGKRIPAEKIQQAIEKLSHAGITPFAFVLLGLPDDPTCRSGEIVDWAATIPGYFGLNQLFLRPGTPLYDEIAARYSPDGPPRDWYGVDRITQRYREEYPADLDDLERRLQALPNYIGNALY
- a CDS encoding Gfo/Idh/MocA family oxidoreductase translates to MRVTVVGGGRIGRLRAVLLVGMGHDVELVDPELDPRAESLPVHRDVASAPDGPAIWIVATPTAAHLRTIRDIVAREPSAAVLVEKPICSPEDLPALRALLAEHPSLVLEVASQYHDSIAIRALGHEARIRPSHALSVSFVKDRRPDEARGRFTDRVAGVLGYEWPHIYAIARSLGVTGDDLRDTSPSRSSLDVLAPDGHLVEARYATTCASGRAVMLHSRITGASGLVPADGWGGDGCDPANHRVVQLDDGRERITLWLSPSYASATTFPRGRTALLVHEGPGGDRVRTIPDDPLRISMRDSLLRLVTRRPRRIDIDLDMIEHTDLLLELGTPAARQRGRSHALA